TGATGATATGCGCCACATTGGCCTGATCGCCCACATAATTTGCGGAAGCCGGGCTGAAGAACTGGCTGATCTGATCTCCCCGGTTATCCGTATTCCGGCCGTACAGAAAATCCAGCTGTCCCGCTTCACCGATCACGACTTTGGCGCCTGTTCCGGCCAGTTGCTGCGATAGCAGCCGGGTTAACGCCGCCACCTCGTCATTGGCAGCCGGCGTGCCTTCCTGGGATGCCTTTGTTGCCGTGCCCCAGGCCCATTGCGGCTCGTTCACTGGACTGATATAATCGAAACCGAAGTGTCTGGTGACGGTCGCCATAAAACCGGCATATGCATCCATTTTCCCTTCCTGCAGATTGAGCCTGGTGCCGCCCGAACTATTGAAAGCCTTGCCGTTCTTCGTCAGATGCACCGGCGCGGAGTTCGAAAATCCCAACGTGTACTTCACGCCTCTCTGCTTTGCGGCCTGCAGGAACCATTGCGCGCCCTGCTGTTTCGACCAGTCGTAGCTTCCATCAGCCTGCTGAAAACATTCCTCTCTGCGCCATTCATCGGTGATGCGGCTGGCATCACCCTGCTCAAAGCTCCCGGCGCCGATGTTAAAGCGCCAGAGCGACAGGCCGATCCCTTTCGGCGTGCCATCCGCCGTTGTGTCCATACTGAACAACAGGTCAGCTACCCGGTCTTTCTTTTGTACATCCTCCCATTTACCAATGAATTTGGCAGACCAGCAATCCGAAGCGCCGAAACTGTGGATCGTCTGCTTTGTTTTACCGGGGTGAATGGTGATTTTTGCAGGGGCGGTCTGCCCGCTGGTATCCACCCCGGGATAAATGCTGGGCGAAGGCTCGGGCGGAGGCGCGGCCGTCCCCCTCCCCTGGCTGGCGGACAAAATGGCGAAGCAGATAGCTGAAATGGGCAATAAATTCATCGTTCATTTTCTTTAAAAGTATCCGTAATGCTTTTCCACGGCTCCTTCTGCGAGGAGTATGCGGCTGACCGGCACAGGCCCTGGCAACATGAATATCCGGACTAAAACTATAACCTTTGTTTTGCAATTCCAGCGTATTGTTCAATTCTCTTTCTAGCTTTGCACATGCTTCGTAAAAAAGAAGGGTTTGAAGGCCAGCGCGCCATCGTATTGCCCGGCAAGATCATATCGGACCTCTGTGAGGATAACCCCGTCACCGGTGGATTATTTGTGACGGACATCGGGTATTATCCCAAAGCGAAATATCACTTCCGGCAGCGCCTGCAGGGGATAGACCAGCATATCCTGATCTATTGCCAGGAAGGCAAAGGCACGGCACAGATCGGCAGGCAGCGGTATTCCCTGCAGCCGGATACTTTCGTGATCATCCCCGCGGGCAGTACTCACAGTTACGCAGCCGACGAGAACGACTCCTGGACCATCTACTGGACGCATTTCAAAGGGCCTGCCGCCAAAGCGATCGCGGAAGCGGTAAAACGCCAGTACAACGGTTATCAGGGGGTTATTACCTTTCAGCAAAAAAGGATAGACCTGTTCGAGGATATTTATGCCAGCCTGGAAAGAGGTTACGGGAACGATAATATTTCCTATGCCAATATGTGCCTGTGGCATTACCTGTCCACTTTCCTGTATGACGACAAATTCAATCTTTCCGGGAAAAAGACCAGCTCCGATGCTGTGGAGTTATCTATCAGCTACATGCAGCAACAGTTGTCGCAGATGCTTTCGCTCGAAAACATCGCCCGTTCCGTCAACCTCTCCGTATCTCACTATTCCTATGTTTTCCGGAAGAAGACCGGCTTCTCCCCAATGGAGTACTTCAATCATCTGAAAGTGCAGAAGGCCTGCCAGTACCTGATCTTTACAGACCTGCGGGTGAAAGAGATCGCGTACAAGCTGGGCATGGACGATCCTTATTATTTTTCAAGGATGTTCAATAAACTGATGGGCATGTCCCCCAACCATTACCGGGCAAAACGGGAAACATAAAAGATAAAACCCTTCGGGTATTTTATTAATTTTGACCGCCAGGGATCAACCATCATACTGCGGGGGAGGCAGGAATTCTGTAATGCACGACATCAAAGGCCAGGACACAACACTTTTGCACCTGCTCTCACAGGGAGATGAAACCGCTTTTCGCCGTCTTTTCGATACCTATCATCAGTTCATTTATTCTTTTGCACTGCGGATGACCGATTCCGAGGCGATTTCGCGGGATGTGGTGCAGGATGTGTTCGTCAAAATATGGCTGAACAGGCAGGAACTCACTGCCATACAGCACCTGCCGGGATATATCAACCGCCTTACCCGTAACCATGTGCTGAACGGCATGAAAAGAAAAGCCATGGAAACCGGCCTGCTGAAAGACCTCGGCGCACCCTTTTCCGCCACCCATCATGATCCGGAGGAACAAGCGCAGTTCCGTGAGCTGGAAACCCTGCTTGCCAAGGCTATCAACCTCCTGCCGGAGCGCCAGCAACAGGTGTACAGGCTCAGCCGCCAGGATGGGCTGAAGCACGAGGAGATTGCCGCACAACTCCGGATTTCCCGGGAAACCGTCAAAAAACATATCATGGCCGCACTGCTCCATATCCGGAATTACCTCCGGGATAACGGCCGTGCATTGCTATGGCCGGGCATTCTGCTATACGGATGCTGCTCCTGAAATTTTTCTTTGCCCCCACTACCCCTTTCCGCTTTCCCGATTGTCAATCATATAACCGGTCAATTTTTTACTATGCCATCAGCCAGATTAAATTATCTGCTTCACAGATATTATGATAAAACCTGTACACCTGCTGAAAAAGCGGAGCTGCTGACCGCCATCGGCAGTGGCCTCCAGGATGAGCCGGCAGCTGAACTGCTGGATGAATTGCTTACTGAGCATATGCCCGATAGCAACACTTCCGCTGAACAGGCGGACCAGCTGTATGCGGACATCCTGGCTGCCGTACAGCCCCGGAAGAAAAACGTTACCATCCAGCGGTCATGGTGGGCCGCCGCCGCTGCTGTGCTATTGCTCGCAGGCGCCGTGGCGCTCTGGCCGGGATCGCTCCCCCGGAAGCATTTTGCCGTGAAACCATCCACGGATGTAGCTCCCGGCAAAAGCAAAGCTGTGCTCACACTGGCGGACGGCTCGCTTGTAACGCTGGACAGCGCCATCGGGCAGGATATTCAACAGGAAGCCGCCACCGCCCGCCAGCAGAACGGGCAACTGGTATATGAACCTGACGCCACCGCAACCGCTATCATCCAATACAATACCCTCACTACGCCCCGTGGCGGGCAATTCCGGCTGGTACTGCCGGACGGCACGCAGGTATGGCTGAATGCCGCATCCTCCATCCATTATCCCACCGTATTTACCGGAAAAGAAAGAACAGTCACCATCACCGGAGAAGCCTACTTCGAAGTCACCAAAAATGCCGGTATGCCGTTCCGGGTAAATACTTCCGGCGGCACAATGGTGGAAGTGCTGGGCACCCGCTTCAATATCAATGCTTATGCAGATGAAGACGCGATACGCACCACCCTGGCTGAAGGCGCCGTAAAGGTCAGCAGCGGGAACGAACAGGTGATATTGCAACCTGGCCAGCAGGCGCAGGTAACAGGCAGGCAGATACAGGTTCTCCGGCCGGACATGGCGCAGGTGCTGGCCTGGAAGAACGGCATTTTCAATTTCGAGAACAGCAGTCTTGAAGAAGTGATGCGGCAACTCTCCCGCTGGTATGATGTGGAAGTGGTGTACAAAGGCCGGATACCGGACCGGGTTTTCGGCGGAGAACTGCAGCGCAGCCTGCCATTGTCCCAGGTACTGGAAGTGCTGCGGGACATGAAGCTGAATGTACAGCTGACAGCAGAGAGAAGGATTGAAGTAATGCCATAAAAAACCGTTCCGGTTGCAGCCGGAACGGCGGATCATGGCCGATCAACATAAGACAAGTCTGGGCAGACTATTTATTTAATCAACCATTAACTCTTGCGAAAGTATGCAAATTAATGCTCTTTGTAAAGGCCGGCCTTTGTGCGGCCTGGTGTCAACCAAAATTGTGCGTGTCATGCGTTTAACCGCTTATTTAATGCTCACCTTTTGTATGCATGTATCGGCGAAAGGCGTTTCTCAAACCGTGACCTTCAGTGGCAGTAATGTGCCCTTGAAACAGGTGTTTGCGGAGATAAAGGAACAGACGGGCTATCTCGTGTTCTATGACCGGGAGGCCCTTGTTCATGCCAAACCGGTTACGCTGCGGGTGAAGGACGCCCCGCTGCAGTCGTTTTTACAACAATTGCTGGCCGGGCAGATGCTGGATTTTTCGATCAGGGAGAAGAATATCATCCTCCGGAAAAAAGATATGCCGGTAGCGTCCGTTATCATGCGGGTGGATATCACCGGGGTGGTCGTGGATAAGAACGGCGCTTTGCTGCCCGGGGCCCTCATCCGGGTAAAAAATACCAAAAAGGCCATTTTCTCGGACGGTGATGGCAAATTCGTGATCAATGCGGAAGAAGGCGATGTATTGGAGATCACTTTTCTTGGATTTGAGAAAAAGGAAGTGCCCGTGGGTTCCCTGAAAATTATGCGGATCGTACTGGAACCTGCCGTTAGCGCGCTTGACGAAGCTGTGGTACAGGCATATGGCCGTACGTCCAAAAGGACCAATACCGGGAATATCGACAAGGTCAACGGAAAGGAAATAGAACAAACACCGGTGAACAACCCTATCGCCGCCTTGCAGGGCCGCGTTCCGGGAGTGGTGATCACACAGGCCTCCGGTGTGCCGGGCGGCGGATTCAAAGTGCAGATCAGGGGCAATACACAGGTAGACCCCAACGTAGGAGCCAGCGATGAGCCGCTCTATATTGTGGATGGCATTCCCCTCGCCAGCGGCGAGAACCGCCTTAACCGCATCAGCTCCGCCATCAATGGTTCCAGCGTAACGGACGGGCTGAGTGCATTGGGAACCATCAACACCGCAGACATCGAGAGCATCGAAATTCTGAAAGATGCGGACGCCACCGCCATCTACGGCAGCCGCGGCGCCAGCGGCGTTGTGCTCATCACCACCCGCAGAGGAAAATCCGGGCAGACCAGCGTGAACGCCAACTTCTCCACCGGCTTCAGCAAAGCGCCGATGCCTGACCTGTTGAATACGCAGCAATATGTTGCCATGCGCAAGGAAGCCTTTGCGAACGACAACCTTGCGATGACCAATTCCAATGCCTATGATATTCTCCTCTGGGATACCACACGCGATAATAACCTGGCCAAACAGCTGATCGGCGGAACCGCCCGTATGACCAACGGGCAGATCGCCATCTCCGGCGGCACGGACAGAACACAGTATCGCGTCAGCACCGGTTATACCCGTGAAACAGATGTATTCCCCGGCGAAATGCCGAATGAAAGGTTCATGGGCAATTTCAGCCTGAATACCCGTTCCGATAATCAGAAATTCAATGCTGCCATTACCGGAAGTTATACATCCAGCATCAACCGCACGGCGGGTGCGGATCTTTCCAGCAAGCTCAACCTCCCGCCCAACTTCCTGCTGTACGATTCCCTCGGCAACCTTGCCTGGAACGAAGGTGGTGTAACGGCGGTGGATAATCCGCTCGCCGCCCTGCAGAAAAAATACCGGGCCCGTACGGATAACCTGAATGCCAACGCCATGTTGTCCTACCGCGTATTACCGGACCTGGTGATCCGCAGCAGCTTCGGGTATAACAGCATCAAGGTGGATGAACTGAGAATAGATCCGATTGCTTCCCAAAACCCGGCCAAAGCGAATGCTACCGGCTCCACCAGTTTCGGGAAGAACAATTTCCAGAGCTGGATCATAGAGCCGCAGGCAGAATATTTCCGCAACATCGGCAAGGGCAGGCTGAATGCGCTGGCAGGCGGCACCATTCAAAACCAATGGAACGAAGGGTATAATTTTTCTGTAAATGATTATACGAGCGATGAATTCCTGGGTTCCCTGACCGGCATCACCGGCATCTCTTTCGCAAATCCTTCCAGCAATCTCAACCAGTATAAATACGCTGCCTTCTTTGGCCGTATCAATTACAACC
This genomic stretch from Chitinophaga sp. XS-30 harbors:
- a CDS encoding RNA polymerase sigma factor; its protein translation is MHDIKGQDTTLLHLLSQGDETAFRRLFDTYHQFIYSFALRMTDSEAISRDVVQDVFVKIWLNRQELTAIQHLPGYINRLTRNHVLNGMKRKAMETGLLKDLGAPFSATHHDPEEQAQFRELETLLAKAINLLPERQQQVYRLSRQDGLKHEEIAAQLRISRETVKKHIMAALLHIRNYLRDNGRALLWPGILLYGCCS
- a CDS encoding AraC family transcriptional regulator, whose protein sequence is MLRKKEGFEGQRAIVLPGKIISDLCEDNPVTGGLFVTDIGYYPKAKYHFRQRLQGIDQHILIYCQEGKGTAQIGRQRYSLQPDTFVIIPAGSTHSYAADENDSWTIYWTHFKGPAAKAIAEAVKRQYNGYQGVITFQQKRIDLFEDIYASLERGYGNDNISYANMCLWHYLSTFLYDDKFNLSGKKTSSDAVELSISYMQQQLSQMLSLENIARSVNLSVSHYSYVFRKKTGFSPMEYFNHLKVQKACQYLIFTDLRVKEIAYKLGMDDPYYFSRMFNKLMGMSPNHYRAKRET
- a CDS encoding glycoside hydrolase, yielding MNLLPISAICFAILSASQGRGTAAPPPEPSPSIYPGVDTSGQTAPAKITIHPGKTKQTIHSFGASDCWSAKFIGKWEDVQKKDRVADLLFSMDTTADGTPKGIGLSLWRFNIGAGSFEQGDASRITDEWRREECFQQADGSYDWSKQQGAQWFLQAAKQRGVKYTLGFSNSAPVHLTKNGKAFNSSGGTRLNLQEGKMDAYAGFMATVTRHFGFDYISPVNEPQWAWGTATKASQEGTPAANDEVAALTRLLSQQLAGTGAKVVIGEAGQLDFLYGRNTDNRGDQISQFFSPASANYVGDQANVAHIISGHSYFTTCPDNNLINVRTQLLNRIKQVDASLEAWQTEFGILGDICGRYNGSPRNTGIEYGLYVAKVLHHDLVIANMTSWQWWLAIGPYNYSDALVYINDPAGNINVRGCKTDGIVLDSRQLWAFGNYARFIRPGMQRVETTIEGNNDPAVAAATLMVSAYKDEAAKQLVVVIVNPESKEKNLQLEGPLGSTFAQYTTDATRSLKRTQCMVNDIGIPGKSIVTLTGTYQ
- a CDS encoding SusC/RagA family TonB-linked outer membrane protein: MRLTAYLMLTFCMHVSAKGVSQTVTFSGSNVPLKQVFAEIKEQTGYLVFYDREALVHAKPVTLRVKDAPLQSFLQQLLAGQMLDFSIREKNIILRKKDMPVASVIMRVDITGVVVDKNGALLPGALIRVKNTKKAIFSDGDGKFVINAEEGDVLEITFLGFEKKEVPVGSLKIMRIVLEPAVSALDEAVVQAYGRTSKRTNTGNIDKVNGKEIEQTPVNNPIAALQGRVPGVVITQASGVPGGGFKVQIRGNTQVDPNVGASDEPLYIVDGIPLASGENRLNRISSAINGSSVTDGLSALGTINTADIESIEILKDADATAIYGSRGASGVVLITTRRGKSGQTSVNANFSTGFSKAPMPDLLNTQQYVAMRKEAFANDNLAMTNSNAYDILLWDTTRDNNLAKQLIGGTARMTNGQIAISGGTDRTQYRVSTGYTRETDVFPGEMPNERFMGNFSLNTRSDNQKFNAAITGSYTSSINRTAGADLSSKLNLPPNFLLYDSLGNLAWNEGGVTAVDNPLAALQKKYRARTDNLNANAMLSYRVLPDLVIRSSFGYNSIKVDELRIDPIASQNPAKANATGSTSFGKNNFQSWIIEPQAEYFRNIGKGRLNALAGGTIQNQWNEGYNFSVNDYTSDEFLGSLTGITGISFANPSSNLNQYKYAAFFGRINYNHDNKYILNLTGRRDGSSRFGPEFRFSNFAAAGAAWLFTSEPFMQFLPALSFGKLRASYGVTGNDKIGDYKYLDAYTANAFYPNYQDSAAFVPSGLFKPDLHWERNVKLEFALELGFMKDRLLVSAAWYKNRTSDPLVNYPLPQTTGFSGISANLNGVLVDNKGVELMVTSQNIRKKDLNWTTSFNITVPDNKLIAYPGLAQSSHANRYEIGKSLNLVRIARFTGIDQQTGLWMIEDVDKDNRFTTAGDFQSLFDTDPEFYGGLDNNIRYKGLQVSFLLQFTRQMGKNWMASQATSGFQTMTVGGMQNLPSEVLTRWQQEGDITRIQKFTTRSSTSTSLTGNYAANYSDLGYMDAAYLRLKNASISYFLPERWIKRAKMTQARIYAQGQNLLTFTPVKGTDPETVYLFRLPPLRTVTFGVQLYL
- a CDS encoding FecR family protein, translating into MPSARLNYLLHRYYDKTCTPAEKAELLTAIGSGLQDEPAAELLDELLTEHMPDSNTSAEQADQLYADILAAVQPRKKNVTIQRSWWAAAAAVLLLAGAVALWPGSLPRKHFAVKPSTDVAPGKSKAVLTLADGSLVTLDSAIGQDIQQEAATARQQNGQLVYEPDATATAIIQYNTLTTPRGGQFRLVLPDGTQVWLNAASSIHYPTVFTGKERTVTITGEAYFEVTKNAGMPFRVNTSGGTMVEVLGTRFNINAYADEDAIRTTLAEGAVKVSSGNEQVILQPGQQAQVTGRQIQVLRPDMAQVLAWKNGIFNFENSSLEEVMRQLSRWYDVEVVYKGRIPDRVFGGELQRSLPLSQVLEVLRDMKLNVQLTAERRIEVMP